One part of the Paroedura picta isolate Pp20150507F chromosome 5, Ppicta_v3.0, whole genome shotgun sequence genome encodes these proteins:
- the GCC1 gene encoding GRIP and coiled-coil domain-containing protein 1 — MEKFGVSFGAGPSRRELQERVSRQQQELGQYQARLRDVVRAYKSLAKEKEALEASLAALSAAHPLHPGPHDRDGRDDQDGRASEHSQDSAGTAASRGPEEQEGAQEQQQQQQAEEAAAAEEWGEEEERERAAQADRRVLQLKTQLATVTAALATVTQEKSRMEASYQADKKKMKQELEELSRKAGQEHSGVESQLRGALEQLAETKARLITQQHDRAQEQSDHAVMLRELQRLLQSERAQRQEAELSLEEAREALAGKAGVASQVEGYEHQAKQLALEAENLRRALQAAQELHGRPDPQLQELQAEMAALKSHFQAQLLQEMRKAAQAEERVQMEEQRVTSLEVQMSEVSELLGTYEKAKQKDQMTILKLKDRLTQLDLENKTLAMAASGRSPLDIPLEDSNLDINILREKMEKLRQLVQAASKHGQCPPGLDAFFLPELPRGTEAGDGEKASAAYYQQELKQLKEEFERYKLRAQVVLKNKSAKDGNLARELEETQEQLAELKEKYVSLRLSCEEVEKQHREELEGKKQELAHLQQLHRQELERSQAACREKILKVEEEMHKQRDRALTVLAEKDQELEQLRTVVVPSGRQGAKKALEPSPVASSSQEPLEAESLETLTQALRLTACSEPSFLLYTEQLARKEVELAALKKEKHRLEVEAHGLQKKLLEEGEKHQEEVAALQGHIQKHCRDQSREGANLEYLKNIFYRFLTLTDLLGRQQTLTAILTILHFSPEERQAVLRHVGGSHGWWQSGKR, encoded by the exons aTGGAGAAGTTCGGCGTGAGCTTCGGGGCCGGCCCGAGCcggcgggagctgcaggagcgGGTGTCgcggcagcagcaggagctgGGCCAGTACCAGGCGCGCCTGCGGGACGTGGTCCGGGCCTACAAGAGCCTGGCCAAGGAGAAGGAGGCCCTGGAGGCCAGCCTGGCCGCCCTCTCGGCCGCCCACCCGCTGCACCCCGGCCCACACGACCGCGACGGCCGGGACGACCAGGACGGCCGCGCCTCCGAGCACAGCCAGGACAGCGCCGGGACCGCGGCCAGCCGGGGCCCGGAGGAGCAGGAGGGcgcccaggagcagcagcagcagcagcaggcggaggaggcggcggcggcggaggagtggggggaggaggaggagcgggagcGGGCCGCCCAGGCCGACCGCAGGGTGCTGCAGCTGAAGACGCAGCTGGCCACCGTCACCGCCGCCCTGGCCACCGTCACCCAGGAGAAGTCCCGCATGGAGGCCTCCTACCAGGCCGACAAGAAGAAGATGAAGCAGGAGCTGGAGGAGCTCAGCCGCAAGGCCGGCCAGGAGCACAGCGGCGTGGAGAGCCAGCTGCGGGGCGCCCTGGAGCAGCTGGCCGAGACCAAGGCCCGCCTGATCACCCAGCAGCACGATCGGGCGCAGGAGCAGAGCGACCACGCCGTCATGCTGCGAGAGCTGCAGAGACTGCTACAGAGCGAGAGGGCCCAGCGGCAGGAAGCCGAGCTAAGTCTGGAGGAGGCCAGAGAGGCGCTGGCCGGGAAAGCGGGGGTGGCCAGCCAGGTGGAAGGCTACGAGCACCAAGCCAAGCAGCTGGCCCTGGAAGCAGAGAACCTGAGGAGAGCTTTGCAAGCCGCCCAAGAGTTGCATGGCAGGCCCGATCCTcagctgcaggagctgcaggCTGAGATGGCTGCCCTCAAGAGTCATTTCCAAGCTCAGCTGCTGCAGGAGATGAGAAAG GCTGCTCAGGCAGAGGAGCGGGTCCAGATGGAAGAGCAGAGGGTCACCAGTCTGGAGGTCCAGATGTCTGAGGTGTCTGAGCTCCTGGGCACATATGAAAAGGCCAAACAGAAGGACCAGATGACCATCCTCAAGCTGAAGGACCGTCTGACCCAACTGGACCTTGAGAACAAGACCCTGGCCATGGCTGCCTCTGGCCGCTCCCCCTTGGATATCCCCCTTGAGGATAGCAACTTGGATATCAACATCCTCAGAGAGAAGATGGAGAAGTTGCGGCAGCTGGTGCAGGCAGCTTCCAAGCATGGGCAGTGCCCTCCGGGCCTGGATGCCTTCTTCCTGCCAGAGCTGCCCAGAGGCACGGAGGCTGGGGATGGAGAGAAGGCCTCTGCCGCTTACTACCAGCAGGAGCTTAAGCAGCTGAAGGAGGAGTTTGAGAGGTACAAGCTGAGGGCTCAAGTGGTCCTGAAGAACAAGTCGGCCAAAGATGGGAACCTGGCCAGAGAGCTGGAGGAGACGCAGGAGCAGCTGGCAGAGCTGAAGGAAAAGTACGTCTCTCTGCGGCTTTCCTGTGAGGAAGTGGAGAAGCAGCATCGAGAGGAGCTGGAGGGCAAGAAGCAAGAGCTGGCCCACCTCCAGCAGCTCCACAGGCAAGAGCTGGAGAGAAGCCAGGCAGCCTGCAGGGAGAAGATCCTCAAGGTGGAGGAGGAGATGCACAAGCAGCGGGACCGAGCGCTGACCGTGCTAGCAGAGAAGGACCAGGAGCTGGAGCAGCTGAGGACCGTGGTCGTGCCCTCTGGCCGCCAGGGAGCCAAGAAGGCCCTTGAGCCCAGCCCTGTAGCCAGCAGCAGCCAGGAGCCACTCGAGGCAGAGTCTTTGGAGACCCTTACCCAGGCACTGCGCCTGACTGCATGTAGTGAGCCCAGCTTCCTCCTGTATACTGAGCAGCTGGCAAGGAAGGAAGTGGAACTTGCTGctctgaagaaggagaagcaCCGACTGGAGGTGGAGGCGCATGGCCTCCAGAAGAAGTtgctggaggaaggagagaagcacCAGGAGGAGGTTGCTGCTCTCCAAGGCCACATCCAGAAGCACTGCAGGGATCAGAGCAGGGAAGGAGCCAACCTGGAGTACTTGAAGAACATTTTCTATCGGTTCCTCACCTTGACAGACTTGCTGGGTCGACAGCAGACACTGACAGCGATCCTGACCATCCTTCACTTCAGCCCTGAGGAGAGGCAGGCTGTACTGAGGCATGTGGGGGGCAGCCATGGTTGGTGGCAATCAGGGAAGAGATGA
- the FSCN3 gene encoding fascin-3, which produces MPSRAEEPIIESGGEGQRGSRSPHAPSLNVRSTGRAAACAFRGEGPLCAQGTGGGGGGGGGERGSRGGMQVGLIDWTGGYLTAEGYGGALVTALGSALGRRQTWELKASREAAGPTVVELRGPGGRALGAGPDGAVRCAQAAAADGQGQFLLEVHPSGAWSLQQVHSRKYLESDGEDVFCVSRGLTACHMWMPQLAMHAHVVLFNPRLQRYARADPELNRVWVDTRVPYQEECGFILRFRGGVYHLETSRHHFLSRSEKLVEKPSAETAFHLTLRPGCLAFLTDREGRILYPHGSRGLLCLGDSPADKEEWFLIRRCPQWVSLRTAAQRYVTVVCDSDVYAGPKKVTPMSVFHLEVSPDSKTVQLRGINHSYLAQRECKSLVANGNSSEPQTCFQVHWHYGKIFLRALNGCYVGTLPVGLVAARAMHPGPSEEFGLLLANRPFLLLRGQYGYVGSSPSHDVLQCNLLEPDGISLLPCKHSIYHLQTHSKSFWSLTAEKTFKTGGKVALNFCLEIRGNNILAILAPNGYYLRGDREGTLMADSQEVTSETLWEF; this is translated from the exons ATGCCCAGTAGGGCCGAGGAGCCGATCATAGAGAGCGGCGGCGAGGGGCAAAGAGGGAGCAGAAGCCCGCACGCGCCGAGTCTGAACGTCCGCTCGACCGGCCGGGCTGCGGCCTGCGCATTTCGCGGGGAGGGGCCATTGTGCGCTcagggaaccgggggggggggaggaggaggaggaggagagcggggCTCGCGAGGCGGCATGCAGGTGGGGCTGATCGACTGGACGGGCGGCTACCTGACGGCCGAGGGCTACGGCGGCGCCCTCGTGACGGCCCTGGGGAGCGCGCTGGGGAGGCGGCAG acGTGGGAGCTGAAGGCGAGCCGGGAGGCGGCGGGGCCGACGGTGGTGGAGCTGCGCGGGCCTGGAGGCCGAGCTCTAGGGGCCGGGCCCGATGGCGCCGTGCGGTGTGCGCAGGCCGCGGCAGCAGACGGGCAGGGGCAGTTCCTCTTGGAGGTGCACCCGAGCGGGGCCTGGAGCCTGCAGCAGGTCCACAGCAGGAAGTACCTGGAGTCCGACGGGGAAGACGTCTTCTGCGTCAGCCGGGGCCTGACCGCCTGCCACATGTGGATGCCGCAGCTGGCCATGCACGCCCACGTGGTCTTGTTCAATCCCCGCTTGCAACGCTACGCTCGAGCCGACCCGGAGCTGAACCGGGTCTGGGTCGACACTCGGGTGCCTTACCAGGAGGAGTGCGGCTTCATCCTGAGGTTCAGGGGGGGAGTCTATCATTTGGAAACTTCCAGGCACCACTTTCTCTCCAGATCGGAGAAGCTTGTCGAGAAGCCGTCTGCGGAGACTGCCTTTCATTTGACCCTGCGGCCAGGATGCCTGGCTTTCCTTACGGACCGAGAAGGACGGATCCTGTATCCACATGGAAGTCGTGGACTCCTGTGCCTCGGAGACAGTCCGGCTGATAAGGAAGAGTGGTTTCTTATCAGGAGGTGCCCACAGTGGGTCAGTCTGAGGACTGCAGCCCAGAGATACGTGACTGTTGTATGCG atTCAGATGTGTATGCCGGGCCCAAGAAGGTGACCCCGATGTCCGTCTTCCACTTGGAAGTTAGCCCTGATTCGAAAACTGTGCAGTTAAGAGGCATCAACCACAGTTACCTGGCTCAG CGAGAATGTAAGAGTTTGgttgccaatggaaacagcagcgAGCCACAGACCTGTTTCCAGGTTCATTGGCATTATGGGAAAATCTTCCTGAGAGCTCTGAATGGTTGCTATGTGGGCACTCTTCCAGTTGGGCTGGTGGCAGCCAGAGCCATGCACCCAG GGCCCAGCGAGGAGTTTGGACTACTCCTGGCTAACCGCCCCTTCCTGTTGCTGCGTGGCCAATACGGCTACGTGGGGAGTTCCCCCAGTCATGACGTCCTGCAGTGCAACCTCCTGGAGCCCGACGGCATCAGTCTGCTTCCCTGCAAGCACAGCATCTACCACCTCCAga CCCACAGCAAGAGCTTTTGGTCTCTGACTGCAGAGAAGACCTTCAAGACTGGAGGGAAGGTTGCCTTGAATTTCTGCCTTGAGATCCGCGGGAACAATATTCTGGCTATCCTGGCCCCCAATGGGTACTATCTGCGGGGGGACCGGGAAGGCACCCTTATGGCCGACAGCCAGGAAGTGACCAGTGAGACCCTCTGGGAGTTCTAA